A portion of the Bacteroidota bacterium genome contains these proteins:
- a CDS encoding thermonuclease family protein, translated as MLRTLFSATILLFLLACTDEEGYRVVKISDGDTVTLLSGTTQTRVRLYGIDAPERGQDYGTRATEHLRGLLAAGRVRLVSTGGDRYQRTIGILYTPDGENVNLAMLEAGYAWHYKKYSNDLAYAHAELRARENLRGLWQQPRPTPPWEYRAQKRKARSF; from the coding sequence ATGCTTCGTACCCTATTCTCTGCCACCATCCTGCTATTCCTTCTCGCCTGTACGGATGAGGAGGGGTATCGCGTAGTAAAGATATCCGATGGCGATACGGTCACATTGCTTTCGGGCACTACCCAAACTAGGGTACGCCTGTATGGCATAGATGCCCCGGAGCGGGGTCAGGACTATGGCACCCGTGCCACCGAGCACCTGCGCGGGCTGCTGGCTGCGGGTAGGGTACGCCTGGTTTCTACGGGTGGAGATCGTTACCAGCGCACCATTGGCATCCTGTACACCCCAGATGGGGAGAATGTAAACCTGGCCATGCTGGAGGCTGGCTACGCCTGGCACTACAAAAAGTATAGCAACGACCTGGCCTATGCACATGCCGAACTGCGCGCCCGAGAGAACCTCAGGGGCCTATGGCAGCAGCCCCGTCCCACACCGCCGTGGGAGTATAGGGCGCAAAAGAGGAAGGCACGCAGCTTCTAG